One window from the genome of Rhodopirellula halodulae encodes:
- the pnp gene encoding polyribonucleotide nucleotidyltransferase, with product MSVQKIRVERKIGDSVLSFETGQIAKQAAGSVLVQYGETVVLVAVASGAPRPGIDFFPLMCDYRERLAAAGKFPGGFLKREGRPSTKEILSSRLMDRPIRPLWPNGFKDEVQIQATVIASDLQNDGDVLAMIGGATACHISSLPFQGPLGSVRVGKIDGKLIAFPTADQLEESELDMIVSGSREMVAMIEGFANEMPEDEMMEAITFAHDAIREVIDLQEEFYNKVSPEKVPFEAPEDDGLLQRLTDAYYNDFKAAQQTSGKLARQDAVREIRDRAMADVIPDPDADGAVCINRFKTVWHDLEEKVVRDLILAGTRPDGRDHKSLRAIHCETDLLPRVHGSAMFQRGETQALITIALGTSRDEQRVDGLQDEYSKKFMLDYNFPSYSVGECRPIRGPGRREIGHGCLAERSVAPVLPSADDFPYTIRVISDITESNGSSSMASVCGATLGLMASGVPISNPVAGISVGLVRETDDNWCLITDILGTEDHFGDMDFKIAGTQNGITGIQLDLKVTGIANDIIRATLKQSREARIEILKKMLTTIPRPRREISPTAPRLLRTKISPDKIGALIGPGGKNIRGIQETTGAVIEVDDEGTVLVASSNKESAQEAMRQVEACTATVQIGKIYDGTVSSIKEFGAFVEILPGRDGLVHISEMSGGYISSLDQVIAVGDAMKVLVIDVDEHDRVKLSRRKALEELGEDDPLAVEGEGSSDGEGGGDGEDRPRRRRGGGGGGRGRGPRRGGGGGRDRD from the coding sequence GTGAGTGTTCAAAAAATTCGCGTGGAGCGAAAGATTGGCGATTCGGTGCTGTCGTTTGAAACAGGCCAAATCGCGAAACAAGCCGCCGGCAGTGTGCTGGTGCAATACGGCGAAACGGTCGTGCTGGTGGCCGTCGCCTCCGGTGCTCCTCGCCCGGGAATCGATTTCTTCCCATTGATGTGTGATTACCGCGAGCGTTTGGCTGCGGCTGGCAAATTCCCCGGTGGATTCCTGAAACGCGAAGGCCGCCCAAGCACCAAAGAAATCCTTAGCTCGCGATTGATGGACCGCCCGATCCGTCCGCTGTGGCCCAACGGTTTCAAAGATGAAGTTCAAATCCAAGCGACCGTCATCGCCAGCGATTTGCAAAACGATGGTGACGTCTTGGCAATGATCGGTGGAGCCACCGCTTGCCATATCAGCTCACTGCCTTTCCAAGGTCCTTTGGGCAGCGTGCGAGTCGGCAAGATCGATGGCAAATTGATCGCCTTCCCGACCGCGGACCAACTCGAAGAAAGCGAGTTGGACATGATCGTCAGCGGTAGCCGCGAAATGGTTGCCATGATCGAGGGCTTCGCCAACGAAATGCCAGAAGACGAGATGATGGAAGCCATCACGTTCGCACACGATGCGATTCGCGAAGTCATCGATCTGCAAGAAGAGTTCTACAACAAGGTCAGCCCTGAAAAGGTTCCTTTCGAAGCTCCTGAGGACGACGGATTGTTGCAGCGTCTGACCGACGCCTACTACAACGACTTCAAAGCGGCTCAGCAAACCTCGGGCAAATTGGCTCGCCAAGACGCCGTTCGCGAAATTCGCGACCGTGCCATGGCCGACGTCATTCCTGATCCAGACGCCGATGGCGCTGTCTGCATCAATCGCTTCAAGACCGTGTGGCACGACCTGGAAGAAAAAGTCGTTCGTGACCTGATCTTGGCTGGCACACGTCCCGACGGTCGCGATCACAAATCGCTGCGTGCGATCCACTGCGAAACGGACTTGCTGCCCCGCGTTCATGGTTCGGCCATGTTCCAACGTGGTGAGACGCAAGCACTCATTACCATCGCTCTGGGAACCAGCCGTGACGAACAACGCGTCGACGGCCTGCAAGACGAGTACAGCAAGAAGTTCATGCTGGACTACAACTTCCCGTCCTACTCGGTTGGCGAATGCCGTCCGATCCGTGGCCCAGGCCGTCGTGAAATCGGACACGGATGCTTGGCGGAACGCAGTGTGGCTCCCGTCTTGCCATCGGCGGACGACTTCCCTTACACGATTCGCGTGATCAGCGACATCACCGAATCCAACGGTAGCTCCTCGATGGCTTCCGTCTGCGGTGCAACTCTTGGCCTGATGGCCTCGGGTGTGCCGATCAGCAATCCCGTCGCCGGGATCTCGGTCGGTCTGGTTCGCGAAACCGACGACAACTGGTGCTTGATCACCGACATCCTCGGAACCGAAGACCACTTCGGTGACATGGACTTCAAGATTGCTGGTACGCAAAACGGCATCACCGGGATCCAGTTGGACCTGAAGGTCACCGGAATCGCCAACGACATCATCCGCGCCACGCTGAAGCAATCTCGCGAAGCTCGGATCGAGATCCTCAAGAAGATGCTGACGACGATCCCACGTCCTCGTCGCGAAATCTCGCCAACCGCTCCTCGTTTGCTCCGCACCAAGATCTCGCCCGACAAGATCGGTGCTTTGATCGGCCCCGGCGGCAAAAACATCCGCGGTATCCAAGAAACCACCGGTGCCGTCATCGAAGTTGATGATGAAGGAACCGTCTTGGTCGCCAGCAGCAACAAAGAATCGGCGCAAGAAGCCATGCGTCAGGTGGAAGCCTGCACCGCGACCGTCCAGATCGGCAAAATCTACGACGGAACCGTCAGCAGCATCAAAGAGTTTGGTGCCTTTGTTGAAATCCTACCTGGACGCGACGGATTGGTTCACATCAGCGAGATGAGTGGCGGCTACATCAGCAGCCTGGATCAGGTGATCGCCGTCGGCGATGCAATGAAGGTTCTCGTGATCGATGTCGACGAACATGACCGCGTGAAGCTGAGCCGTCGCAAAGCTCTGGAAGAGCTCGGCGAAGACGATCCATTGGCCGTTGAAGGCGAAGGATCCAGCGACGGTGAAGGCGGAGGTGACGGCGAAGACCGTCCACGTCGTCGTCGTGGCGGCGGTGGTGGCGGTCGAGGCCGCGGCCCACGTCGCGGCGGTGGTGGCGGACGCGACCGCGACTGA
- a CDS encoding PTS sugar transporter subunit IIA: MEDLDIPQLAEYLHITPDQVRKMATRGNLPGRRVGGDWRFNEAEIHHWLEERIGLSDQGELDQVRAVLHRQSDAPPQNLSELCPVDLIANPFVGRTRGSVIRNMCELASRTGMLWDAPAMAEAVASREKLHPTALDCGVALLHPRRPQTSILAESVVALGVCPTAVPFSDTGQLTDIFFLICSYDDSSHLRILAKLSRIVSDEAFLEGVRASDTPADTWALLNEAEMSLDEHHAF, from the coding sequence ATGGAAGATCTAGACATCCCACAATTGGCTGAATACCTGCACATCACTCCCGATCAAGTTCGCAAAATGGCGACGCGAGGCAATTTGCCGGGGCGCCGAGTCGGCGGCGATTGGCGTTTCAACGAAGCCGAGATCCACCATTGGTTGGAAGAACGCATCGGGCTGAGCGACCAAGGCGAGCTGGATCAGGTACGAGCCGTTCTGCATCGCCAGTCCGATGCTCCGCCGCAAAATCTATCGGAGCTTTGTCCAGTCGATTTGATCGCCAATCCGTTCGTCGGCAGGACTCGCGGCAGCGTGATTCGCAACATGTGCGAATTGGCCAGTCGCACGGGAATGTTGTGGGACGCACCGGCGATGGCCGAGGCGGTGGCCAGTCGCGAAAAGTTGCATCCGACGGCCTTGGACTGCGGTGTGGCGTTGCTTCACCCTCGACGGCCGCAGACATCGATCTTGGCTGAATCTGTGGTGGCTCTTGGGGTTTGTCCGACAGCCGTGCCCTTTTCAGACACGGGGCAGCTGACCGACATTTTCTTTTTGATCTGCTCTTATGACGACAGTTCTCACTTGCGTATTTTGGCAAAGCTAAGCCGCATCGTTTCCGATGAAGCCTTCTTGGAAGGGGTGCGAGCGAGTGACACGCCCGCGGACACGTGGGCGCTCCTGAACGAGGCTGAGATGTCGCTAGATGAGCACCACGCTTTCTAA
- a CDS encoding PVC-type heme-binding CxxCH protein, with translation MSSTLSLLSRIRKRLPQSAKRWSLMAIFVVGWVVGSRSVVLDAEQPVHSPEAPIGAEEPLTEPAVYGEGVRSTGHRSPQEEMQGFHLPPDFEIRLFAAEPQIAKPLNMALDDRGRLWVTNTVAYPYPVANDEVGPDSIKILEDKDGDGFAESVVTFADGLNIPMGVLPFGDGCLCFSIPNIWYLKDTDGDGRSDEREIILGPFDTTRDTHGMINAMRDGGDGWIYACHGFSNRSQVAGRDGHEVSLVSGNTFRFRPDGSRIERVTKGQVNPFGMTSDEWGYWYSADCHSKPITQLIAGACYPSFGLPHDGLGFLPPMMETLHGSTAISGIQYFPPDSPNVPLRGSFLSGNVMTSRLNWTSRVFDGATAKGEANPDFLTSDDPWFRPVDLQVDGSGNIYVADFYNKIIGHYEVPLEHPGRDRTSGRIWQIRYMGPRVDAQHSSSEKQRLVSRIRRSTDVNSGEFTLSDLRELLAHENSHVVRSAAECLGQRGDVSDVNRLLSSLAEVDDEDVVLRQTIRIAIRDLLIRTPSSDPFWNAESDREVASIMLGINDEKVVTPILKHLKSLATSNVDQATSEALLGHAVSLARPKQLEACVDLARRLSDDDAERAFQWLGLLYEAGGTRAANVPTPIRNWALELIKAEWADLTSADQIPVAWFASGDQEWRSESRLISAAIPNVEHEEFAKLRSSFPLGETYVGTLASDWLLAPKRISFWIAGHNLPPGESNDDANVVQLRSASGGQVVHRVSVPRSDVAQHVVWNTGELKGELVRIEAVDGDAGNAYAWVALGQFDPAWLEPNESTSRWKRLLDWAEKIRPEGFDSVLRKRLANEQLGLLARLRLAKTLANLGGEAEYAALAAFTLRHDLSPQNIDAVLQAILDAGSNPAGVLAEVAKLLSARQQVQLAGHWLRGGANVETLLESIENGHLAKELLADADVEQLLSAGADDSLQARVEKLVSEINDDDAKLVAFSQKLESVRSQLGDPSLGKAVFAKHCQACHQLHSEGMLVGPQLDGAVTRSFERLMEDVLLPDRNIDQAFRTQSLLLDDGRVVVGLVAEESATILRVTTSDGKTQRVTADSVELQKESSRSLMPNNFDELMSVDDMANLMAYLKQPVAP, from the coding sequence ATGTCGTCCACCCTTTCGTTGTTGAGTCGAATACGGAAACGCTTGCCGCAATCCGCGAAACGATGGTCGTTGATGGCCATTTTTGTCGTTGGCTGGGTTGTCGGTAGCCGAAGCGTCGTTTTGGACGCGGAGCAACCCGTTCATTCGCCCGAGGCACCCATCGGGGCGGAGGAACCACTCACCGAACCGGCGGTGTATGGCGAGGGAGTGCGGTCGACGGGGCATCGATCACCTCAGGAGGAGATGCAGGGTTTTCACCTGCCCCCGGATTTTGAGATCCGTTTGTTCGCTGCTGAGCCGCAAATCGCGAAACCTTTGAACATGGCGTTGGACGATCGCGGAAGATTGTGGGTGACCAACACGGTGGCCTACCCGTACCCAGTCGCGAACGACGAAGTTGGGCCTGACTCGATCAAGATTCTTGAAGACAAAGACGGAGACGGTTTCGCGGAGTCCGTCGTCACCTTTGCAGATGGTTTGAACATTCCCATGGGCGTGTTGCCATTTGGCGATGGATGTTTGTGCTTCAGCATTCCGAACATTTGGTATTTGAAAGACACCGATGGCGATGGGCGATCTGATGAGCGAGAAATCATTCTCGGGCCGTTTGATACGACACGCGACACGCATGGGATGATCAACGCAATGCGGGATGGCGGTGATGGTTGGATCTACGCTTGCCACGGTTTCAGCAACCGCAGTCAAGTAGCAGGTAGAGATGGACACGAGGTTTCCCTGGTGTCTGGAAACACGTTCCGATTTCGTCCGGATGGGAGCCGAATTGAACGAGTCACGAAGGGGCAGGTGAATCCTTTTGGGATGACGAGTGACGAATGGGGATATTGGTATTCGGCGGATTGCCACAGCAAACCGATCACACAATTGATTGCGGGGGCATGCTATCCAAGCTTTGGCCTGCCGCACGATGGCTTGGGGTTTCTCCCGCCGATGATGGAGACTTTGCACGGTAGCACCGCGATTTCAGGGATTCAGTACTTTCCTCCGGACTCGCCAAACGTTCCGCTTCGCGGGAGTTTTTTGAGCGGCAATGTGATGACATCTCGCTTGAATTGGACTTCGCGTGTGTTTGACGGGGCGACCGCGAAGGGAGAGGCGAATCCTGATTTCTTGACCAGTGATGATCCGTGGTTTCGCCCGGTTGATCTGCAAGTGGATGGTTCGGGGAACATCTACGTTGCTGACTTCTACAATAAAATCATTGGTCACTATGAGGTGCCTTTGGAGCATCCCGGTCGTGACCGAACGAGTGGACGGATTTGGCAGATTCGTTACATGGGGCCACGAGTGGATGCCCAGCATTCGTCTAGCGAAAAACAGCGGTTGGTTTCGCGAATTCGTCGGAGTACCGACGTTAATTCAGGTGAGTTCACTCTGTCCGATCTTCGCGAATTGCTGGCGCATGAAAATTCGCATGTGGTGAGATCGGCTGCCGAGTGTCTTGGGCAACGGGGGGACGTCTCCGATGTAAATCGTCTGTTGTCTTCTTTGGCAGAAGTTGACGACGAAGATGTGGTGCTGCGGCAGACGATTCGTATCGCCATACGCGATCTGCTGATTCGGACGCCATCTAGTGACCCATTTTGGAATGCGGAGTCGGATCGCGAGGTCGCTTCGATCATGCTTGGGATCAACGATGAAAAAGTCGTAACACCAATCTTGAAACATCTGAAGTCGTTGGCGACGTCAAATGTCGACCAAGCAACCAGCGAGGCATTGCTAGGTCACGCTGTGTCGCTAGCCAGGCCGAAGCAGTTGGAAGCTTGTGTGGATTTGGCCAGGCGATTGTCCGATGACGATGCCGAACGTGCGTTTCAGTGGTTGGGGCTTCTTTACGAAGCTGGCGGAACTCGCGCGGCAAATGTTCCAACTCCGATTCGAAATTGGGCTCTGGAATTGATCAAGGCCGAGTGGGCTGATTTGACATCGGCTGACCAAATTCCTGTCGCATGGTTTGCCTCGGGTGATCAGGAGTGGCGGTCAGAGTCGCGTCTGATTTCAGCAGCCATTCCCAATGTGGAGCACGAAGAGTTTGCAAAGTTGCGTAGCAGCTTCCCACTCGGTGAAACGTATGTCGGCACCCTCGCCAGCGATTGGTTGCTCGCTCCCAAGCGAATCTCTTTCTGGATCGCGGGGCACAATCTGCCTCCCGGTGAGTCGAACGATGATGCGAATGTGGTCCAGCTACGATCGGCGAGTGGCGGTCAAGTTGTCCATCGCGTGTCGGTGCCCCGATCCGACGTTGCTCAACATGTGGTTTGGAATACCGGCGAACTGAAGGGCGAGCTGGTTCGCATCGAGGCTGTCGATGGCGACGCGGGGAATGCGTACGCATGGGTGGCATTGGGGCAGTTTGATCCCGCTTGGTTGGAGCCGAATGAATCGACCTCGCGTTGGAAGCGGTTGCTGGATTGGGCCGAGAAAATTCGTCCCGAAGGTTTCGACTCTGTTCTTCGAAAGCGTTTGGCCAACGAACAACTTGGTTTACTTGCCAGGCTGCGTTTGGCGAAAACCCTGGCGAACTTGGGCGGTGAAGCTGAATACGCTGCGCTAGCGGCATTTACGCTGCGACATGACCTGTCGCCGCAAAACATCGATGCTGTGTTGCAAGCGATTCTCGATGCAGGATCGAACCCAGCCGGTGTGTTGGCCGAGGTGGCAAAACTTTTGAGCGCACGACAGCAAGTTCAGTTGGCTGGTCATTGGCTGCGTGGTGGGGCGAATGTCGAGACACTGCTTGAATCGATTGAGAATGGCCATTTGGCGAAAGAGTTGCTAGCCGATGCTGATGTCGAACAACTGTTGTCGGCGGGGGCCGATGATTCGCTACAAGCCCGCGTGGAAAAATTGGTCTCAGAAATCAACGATGACGATGCCAAGCTGGTGGCTTTCTCGCAGAAGCTGGAATCCGTTCGTTCGCAACTCGGCGACCCTAGTCTTGGCAAAGCTGTTTTTGCGAAGCACTGTCAGGCTTGTCACCAACTTCATAGCGAAGGCATGCTCGTTGGGCCGCAATTGGATGGAGCGGTGACACGCAGCTTTGAAAGGCTGATGGAAGATGTCTTGCTGCCGGATCGGAACATCGACCAGGCCTTTCGGACTCAGAGCCTGCTGCTGGATGACGGCCGAGTAGTGGTCGGCTTAGTTGCAGAAGAGAGTGCGACGATCCTACGCGTCACAACTTCGGATGGGAAAACGCAACGCGTGACGGCCGATTCCGTTGAATTGCAAAAGGAGTCGTCGCGATCGCTGATGCCGAATAATTTTGATGAGCTGATGTCAGTAGATGACATGGCCAACTTGATGGCTTACCTCAAGCAACCGGTCGCGCCTTGA
- a CDS encoding ferredoxin, with product MAQCMPCGGCSDPCGVSTSVVSSGCGGAIGCGQGYVVPSASYSGGYASSCGTSVLGGTSVVQSVSPARETICEPVVGYRVVMKPTYVTETRMVNVTESQPETRFRTKTVYKTVPGTEENYRTKVVNVPKTDTKTIKYSVLVPVKEEKQVQVTESVPQWNEVPEEYTVRVPTLVDVPETYTVKVAKLVDESFTYTVNVPQAVTTQKTRTVVNAVPVTKSRTIEVAVPTTTMKTVTKDYGHWEEQVVEVAAAPVATNVAYSSGCQPSLSSSSACGCVSRCGGCRSCGGCVSSCGGCNTGCGQSYAGCGGGVSYAASASAGCGSATTTVTKRVWVPNVVTEEVPVTTSTTESQVVNYTVYEQQATQVPYECTTIVYQPETRTGTKKVVKYVDETRTRTRKEVQYNEETRTRVRKHLTYTSVTKTETIPYVTYKTEERTKEVSFTYNVPEYTVEPYTTTRYDQVAEQVIEEYTVDVPVTVTKEKQVQVCKMVPTLVEESFTPCTESISAPAVSAPIHVGPSVMMGGDSSGCSSPIMYQSAPSVGSGCGSCGATVSASPCTGC from the coding sequence ATGGCTCAGTGCATGCCATGTGGAGGCTGCTCCGATCCGTGTGGCGTATCCACCTCCGTCGTCAGCAGCGGTTGCGGCGGTGCCATTGGCTGCGGCCAAGGCTACGTCGTTCCCAGTGCAAGCTACTCCGGCGGATACGCCAGCAGCTGCGGCACGTCCGTGCTGGGCGGAACTTCCGTGGTTCAATCCGTTTCGCCGGCCCGCGAAACGATTTGCGAACCTGTCGTTGGCTATCGCGTTGTGATGAAGCCGACCTACGTGACCGAAACCCGCATGGTCAACGTGACGGAAAGCCAACCGGAAACTCGTTTCCGTACCAAAACGGTTTACAAGACCGTGCCCGGGACGGAAGAGAACTACCGCACGAAGGTCGTCAACGTTCCAAAGACCGATACCAAAACCATCAAATACTCGGTCTTGGTTCCTGTAAAAGAAGAAAAGCAGGTGCAAGTCACGGAAAGCGTTCCGCAGTGGAACGAGGTTCCTGAAGAGTACACTGTTCGTGTCCCAACCTTGGTCGATGTGCCAGAAACCTACACGGTCAAAGTCGCCAAATTGGTGGACGAGAGCTTCACTTACACCGTCAACGTTCCTCAAGCGGTCACGACTCAAAAGACCCGCACCGTGGTCAATGCGGTTCCGGTCACCAAGAGCCGCACCATCGAAGTCGCCGTTCCCACAACGACGATGAAAACGGTCACGAAAGACTACGGCCACTGGGAAGAACAAGTCGTTGAAGTGGCCGCGGCTCCCGTGGCGACCAACGTTGCTTACTCAAGCGGTTGCCAGCCTTCGCTCTCGTCGTCTTCCGCTTGCGGATGCGTCAGTCGTTGCGGCGGATGTCGCTCCTGTGGCGGTTGCGTTTCCTCTTGCGGTGGATGCAACACGGGTTGTGGCCAATCGTACGCAGGCTGTGGCGGAGGGGTGTCTTACGCTGCTTCCGCTTCCGCCGGATGTGGATCGGCAACCACCACCGTGACCAAACGTGTTTGGGTGCCCAATGTCGTGACAGAAGAAGTCCCGGTCACCACCAGCACCACCGAATCGCAGGTCGTCAACTACACCGTTTACGAACAACAGGCCACGCAGGTCCCTTACGAGTGCACCACGATCGTCTACCAACCTGAAACCCGCACGGGAACCAAGAAGGTTGTGAAGTACGTTGACGAGACTCGCACGCGTACCCGCAAAGAAGTGCAGTACAACGAAGAGACTCGCACCCGAGTTCGCAAACACCTGACGTACACCTCGGTGACCAAAACGGAAACCATCCCGTACGTGACCTACAAGACCGAGGAACGAACGAAAGAAGTCAGCTTCACCTACAACGTTCCGGAGTACACTGTCGAACCTTACACCACCACCCGCTACGACCAAGTCGCGGAACAGGTGATCGAGGAATACACGGTCGACGTTCCCGTGACCGTCACAAAAGAAAAGCAGGTCCAGGTCTGCAAGATGGTGCCAACCTTGGTGGAAGAATCCTTCACACCGTGCACCGAATCGATCAGTGCTCCTGCCGTTTCGGCGCCGATTCACGTTGGTCCTTCGGTCATGATGGGCGGTGATTCGTCCGGATGCTCGTCACCGATCATGTACCAGTCGGCACCTTCGGTTGGCAGTGGATGCGGCAGCTGCGGCGCGACCGTCAGCGCTTCGCCCTGCACCGGTTGCTGA
- a CDS encoding tetratricopeptide repeat protein, translating into MNTLLNSPQLKSPQMISRLLPLAVVCLLFNALHATPIRAAKPGQPVVARVEMQFAKEDQVVDVIAKGDLLTVVEDRGEDYVIVTHDGTRGAVDKVNAVELAESTGIYSELIEENPDEGRYHTLRASAWWALGEQEKAMADFNEAIEKGYEEAHAYSSRGLFHAARGEHEKAIKDYERALELDPEDITPIINRAAVRMAQRKFDAAIADYTEALEVREGNAGLLRQRALAYKSAGQMEKAIEDYDAIVDDNPEDVAAVMGRGYIRFQQHNYAAAAADFSAALELNEKDPVAWNNRGYNRYQLGKAKDALADYDRAIELAPEYALAHQNRAWLLATTEDESLRDPDAAVEAAKKACELNGYGNVSDLSALAAALAAQGEFKEAVGWQEKVVESAPEDAKTFASKILDRYRAGKPYIADPIAAEKTEQQAAEAAAKKKADKENAAAKKEAAKRLSEQAEKEAKASGLEKAE; encoded by the coding sequence ATGAACACTTTGTTGAATTCACCACAGTTGAAGTCACCACAAATGATCAGTCGCTTGTTGCCACTCGCCGTCGTTTGTTTGCTTTTCAACGCCTTGCATGCGACGCCGATCCGGGCGGCCAAGCCTGGGCAACCGGTCGTGGCTCGTGTGGAAATGCAATTTGCGAAAGAGGATCAGGTCGTAGATGTCATCGCCAAAGGTGACCTTTTGACGGTGGTTGAAGATCGCGGTGAAGACTACGTGATTGTGACTCACGACGGCACGCGTGGCGCCGTGGACAAGGTGAACGCCGTGGAGCTCGCGGAATCGACCGGCATTTACTCCGAGCTGATTGAAGAGAATCCGGACGAGGGACGTTACCATACGCTACGAGCTTCCGCTTGGTGGGCCTTGGGCGAGCAAGAAAAGGCGATGGCGGATTTCAACGAGGCCATCGAAAAGGGATACGAAGAGGCTCACGCCTATAGCAGTCGAGGACTTTTTCACGCTGCTCGCGGAGAACATGAGAAAGCGATCAAGGATTACGAACGGGCTCTGGAACTGGATCCCGAAGACATCACCCCAATCATCAACCGTGCCGCCGTCCGCATGGCCCAGCGTAAGTTCGACGCGGCAATCGCTGACTACACCGAGGCCTTGGAGGTTCGTGAAGGAAACGCTGGTTTGTTGCGGCAGCGAGCGTTGGCCTACAAATCCGCGGGGCAGATGGAAAAGGCGATCGAGGACTACGACGCGATCGTGGATGACAACCCGGAGGATGTCGCGGCCGTTATGGGACGTGGCTACATTCGTTTTCAGCAGCATAACTACGCGGCGGCGGCAGCGGACTTTTCCGCGGCATTGGAACTGAATGAAAAGGACCCGGTGGCGTGGAACAACCGTGGTTACAACCGCTATCAATTGGGCAAAGCCAAGGACGCCTTGGCGGATTACGACCGAGCCATTGAACTGGCCCCGGAATATGCATTGGCGCACCAAAACCGAGCCTGGTTGTTGGCGACCACCGAAGACGAATCGCTGCGTGATCCAGATGCCGCTGTCGAAGCCGCGAAAAAGGCTTGCGAGCTGAACGGCTATGGGAACGTGAGCGATCTCTCTGCCCTGGCGGCAGCGTTGGCGGCACAGGGTGAATTCAAGGAAGCCGTCGGTTGGCAAGAGAAGGTCGTCGAGTCGGCACCAGAAGACGCCAAGACGTTTGCCTCCAAGATTTTGGATCGCTATCGAGCCGGCAAGCCTTACATCGCCGATCCGATTGCGGCTGAGAAGACGGAGCAGCAGGCCGCCGAAGCAGCCGCGAAAAAGAAGGCTGACAAAGAGAATGCTGCGGCGAAGAAAGAGGCAGCCAAACGGTTGTCAGAGCAAGCTGAAAAAGAAGCCAAGGCGAGCGGGCTCGAGAAAGCCGAGTGA
- the rpsO gene encoding 30S ribosomal protein S15: protein MTISKERKEEVVREHGAAAGDTGSPEVQIAILTERINGLTEHMRTHRKDYASRRGLLGLVSRRRRLLDYVRGQDPQRYLDIIGKLGIRK, encoded by the coding sequence ATGACGATTTCGAAAGAACGGAAAGAAGAAGTGGTTCGCGAGCACGGCGCCGCGGCCGGAGACACAGGGTCTCCTGAAGTGCAAATCGCGATTTTGACAGAACGAATCAACGGATTGACCGAACACATGCGAACCCATCGCAAGGATTACGCCTCGCGTCGTGGTTTGTTGGGTCTGGTGAGTCGTCGTCGCCGTCTGTTGGACTACGTTCGTGGGCAAGACCCACAGCGATACCTCGATATCATCGGTAAACTCGGTATCCGCAAATAA